The Peribacillus simplex genome contains a region encoding:
- a CDS encoding RrF2 family transcriptional regulator, producing MNSDFTIAVHSLVYLAYLPDHMASSESIAENVCTNSARIRKMMSCLRKKGFVKTKEGVGGGYILDCNPEEVSLADIYITVSHGTLKPKWCTGDPEKKCVISSNTQIVMNQIFDEAELYFEKYLEDITLSTFLEKIKQCP from the coding sequence GTGAATAGTGATTTTACCATAGCTGTGCATAGTTTGGTCTATTTAGCTTATCTACCAGATCATATGGCAAGCAGTGAGTCTATCGCAGAAAATGTTTGTACAAATTCGGCAAGGATTCGGAAAATGATGAGCTGCTTAAGAAAAAAAGGATTTGTTAAAACTAAAGAAGGTGTTGGCGGAGGCTATATTCTAGACTGTAACCCCGAAGAGGTAAGTTTGGCAGATATTTATATAACCGTTTCACATGGGACCTTGAAACCGAAGTGGTGTACAGGTGATCCGGAGAAAAAATGTGTCATATCTTCCAATACCCAGATAGTCATGAATCAAATATTCGATGAAGCTGAATTATATTTTGAAAAATATTTAGAAGATATAACTCTCAGCACTTTTTTGGAAAAAATTAAACAATGTCCGTGA
- a CDS encoding aspartyl-phosphate phosphatase Spo0E family protein: MAKKNEFLEQIELKRNELIKIVAKDGLNSHVAVEYSQQLDQLLNKYNELFYKTGTDF, from the coding sequence ATGGCTAAAAAGAATGAATTTCTCGAACAGATTGAATTAAAGAGAAATGAACTTATCAAGATTGTCGCTAAAGATGGTTTAAACTCGCATGTTGCCGTTGAATATAGCCAGCAACTCGATCAATTATTAAATAAATATAATGAACTTTTTTATAAAACCGGTACAGATTTTTAA
- a CDS encoding CcdC family protein: protein MIYISTGIAIVMAIGVFMLRMKETKKPVNEKKIILPPLFMSTGALMFIFPMFRVTRYELLEALVAGMLFSILLIKTSKFEVRDEKIYILRSKAFIFILIGLMVIRLVAKLMLGSTIEIGVLSGMFFLLAFAMIVPWRIAMLYQYKKVKAASFGKSSMV from the coding sequence ATGATATATATATCAACAGGTATAGCGATTGTGATGGCTATAGGTGTTTTCATGTTACGGATGAAGGAAACGAAAAAACCAGTGAATGAAAAGAAAATCATTTTACCGCCGCTTTTTATGAGTACGGGTGCTTTGATGTTCATTTTCCCGATGTTCCGGGTGACTCGATACGAATTGTTGGAGGCTCTTGTTGCGGGGATGTTATTTTCCATCTTATTGATTAAAACATCTAAATTTGAAGTTAGAGATGAAAAAATTTATATCCTGCGCTCTAAAGCGTTCATATTCATATTGATTGGTCTCATGGTGATTCGACTGGTGGCAAAACTGATGCTGGGAAGCACGATTGAAATCGGTGTATTGAGCGGAATGTTTTTCTTACTTGCTTTTGCGATGATCGTTCCGTGGAGAATTGCCATGCTTTATCAATATAAAAAAGTTAAAGCAGCCAGTTTCGGCAAAAGTAGCATGGTGTAA
- the trxA gene encoding thioredoxin, with product MTIKHVTDENFASEIKEGLVLVDFWAPWCGPCKMIAPVLNEIAMEMGDRVKIVKLNVDENSDTTSEYGVMGIPALILFKDGEKVDQAIGFQPKEAISALITKHA from the coding sequence ATGACGATAAAACATGTAACAGATGAAAATTTTGCTAGTGAAATCAAGGAAGGTTTAGTATTGGTTGATTTTTGGGCACCGTGGTGCGGTCCGTGTAAAATGATTGCTCCAGTGCTTAATGAAATTGCTATGGAAATGGGTGATCGGGTTAAGATCGTAAAACTTAATGTGGACGAAAATTCAGATACGACAAGCGAATATGGAGTGATGGGAATTCCAGCTCTAATTCTATTCAAAGATGGAGAAAAGGTAGATCAAGCTATTGGCTTCCAGCCAAAAGAAGCCATTTCGGCATTGATCACAAAACATGCATGA
- the tkt gene encoding transketolase: MLDKLDALSINTIRTLSIDAIEKANSGHPGMPMGAAPMAYKLWTEYMNHNPKNPDWFNRDRFVLSAGHGSMLLYSLLHLSGYGLSIDDLKSFRQWGSKTPGHPEFGHTAGVDATTGPLGQGIAMAVGMAMAERHLAESYNRDSYNVVDHYTYSICGDGDLMEGVSAEAASLAGHLQLGRLVVLYDSNDISLDGDLSQSFSESVADRFKSYGWQYIRVEDGNDLQEIAKAIEEAKTDDARPTLIEVKTVIGYGSPNRSGKSAVHGAPLGADELKLTKEAYKWTFEEDFHVPEEVYSHFNEAVVDAGSQKEEAWNELFKNYKEAHPELAEQLELAIKGELPAEWDQEIPVYEEGKTLASRASSGEVLNAIAKKVPSFIGGSADLAGSNNTAIKGETDLLPGNYSGRNIWFGVREFAMGAALNGMALHGGLKVYGGTFFVFSDYLRPAIRMAALMGLPVNYVFTHDSIAVGEDGPTHEPIEQLASLRAMPNLGVIRPADGNETAAAWKVAMESTNKPTALVLTRQGLPTIKDTSETAYEGVSKGAYIISASKKEVADALLLATGSEVNLAVEAQKALANEGIDVSVISMPSWDRFETQSKEYKQSVINPAVKKRLAIEVASPFGWDRYAGDEGEILAINHFGASAPGGKIMKEFGFTVENVVARVKDMLK; the protein is encoded by the coding sequence CTATGGACCGAATATATGAACCATAACCCGAAAAATCCAGATTGGTTTAATAGAGACCGCTTTGTTCTTTCAGCTGGTCATGGGTCTATGCTGTTATACAGCCTTCTTCATTTATCGGGCTATGGCTTATCTATCGATGATTTGAAAAGCTTCCGCCAATGGGGCAGTAAAACTCCAGGACATCCTGAATTCGGTCATACGGCTGGTGTAGATGCTACTACTGGGCCGCTTGGACAAGGGATCGCAATGGCAGTAGGAATGGCAATGGCAGAACGCCACTTGGCAGAAAGCTATAACCGCGATTCTTATAATGTTGTCGATCATTATACATATAGCATTTGTGGAGATGGGGATTTAATGGAGGGTGTTTCTGCAGAAGCCGCTTCATTAGCTGGACATCTACAACTAGGAAGACTTGTTGTTTTATATGATTCTAATGATATTTCCCTTGATGGAGACTTAAGTCAATCATTTAGTGAAAGCGTGGCAGACCGGTTCAAATCTTATGGATGGCAATATATCCGCGTTGAGGATGGGAACGATCTTCAGGAAATTGCTAAAGCGATTGAAGAAGCGAAAACCGACGATGCACGCCCAACATTAATCGAAGTGAAGACGGTTATTGGTTACGGTTCACCAAACCGTTCAGGTAAATCCGCTGTTCACGGCGCTCCGCTTGGTGCAGATGAGCTGAAATTGACAAAAGAAGCATATAAATGGACATTCGAAGAGGACTTCCATGTTCCGGAAGAAGTGTATTCACATTTCAATGAAGCTGTTGTTGATGCAGGCTCTCAAAAAGAAGAAGCTTGGAATGAATTGTTTAAAAATTACAAAGAAGCACATCCTGAGTTAGCAGAGCAATTGGAGCTTGCCATCAAAGGTGAACTGCCTGCTGAATGGGATCAGGAAATTCCAGTCTATGAAGAAGGTAAGACATTAGCTTCCCGTGCTTCAAGTGGGGAAGTACTAAATGCGATTGCCAAAAAGGTACCTAGCTTCATCGGGGGTTCTGCGGATTTAGCCGGATCTAATAATACCGCCATCAAAGGTGAGACAGATCTATTACCTGGTAATTACAGTGGCCGTAATATATGGTTCGGTGTACGTGAATTCGCTATGGGTGCGGCTTTAAATGGAATGGCGCTTCATGGTGGATTAAAAGTATACGGAGGAACATTCTTTGTATTCTCTGATTATCTACGTCCTGCGATAAGAATGGCAGCACTAATGGGACTGCCTGTAAACTATGTCTTCACTCATGACAGCATTGCTGTAGGGGAAGACGGACCGACTCATGAGCCAATCGAACAATTAGCATCATTGCGCGCAATGCCTAACCTAGGGGTAATTCGTCCAGCTGATGGCAATGAAACGGCAGCAGCCTGGAAAGTGGCAATGGAGTCTACAAATAAACCAACTGCTCTTGTACTGACTCGTCAAGGATTGCCAACAATAAAAGACACTTCCGAAACTGCGTATGAAGGTGTTTCAAAAGGTGCTTACATCATCTCTGCTTCTAAGAAAGAAGTAGCCGATGCATTACTTCTTGCGACAGGATCCGAAGTGAACTTGGCTGTGGAAGCACAGAAAGCTTTAGCGAACGAAGGAATTGATGTTTCGGTAATCAGCATGCCATCATGGGATCGTTTTGAAACTCAATCTAAAGAATATAAACAAAGCGTAATCAATCCGGCAGTGAAAAAACGTCTAGCTATCGAAGTGGCTTCACCATTTGGCTGGGATCGTTATGCAGGTGATGAGGGTGAAATATTGGCCATCAATCATTTTGGAGCTTCTGCACCAGGCGGTAAAATCATGAAGGAATTCGGTTTCACTGTAGAAAATGTAGTTGCTCGAGTTAAGGATATGCTTAAATAA
- a CDS encoding DUF2975 domain-containing protein gives MPVKLGSTFFLRVVAFLIGIAVLAVCIYWLPQAAIRDAKVRPGDYSIYPLLVCAYGICITFSVALYQAFKLLSYIDKNNAFYELSLKSLKVIKKCAFTIIFFILLGIVYLRVHSYFTGDDSAGPRALGLIGILATAIIAAIVDVLQKPLKNILGKKK, from the coding sequence ATGCCTGTTAAACTAGGTTCAACTTTTTTCTTAAGAGTCGTTGCTTTTCTTATTGGAATTGCGGTACTTGCTGTGTGTATATATTGGTTACCTCAAGCGGCTATAAGAGATGCGAAAGTGCGTCCAGGAGATTACTCGATATATCCATTGTTAGTATGTGCGTATGGAATATGCATTACGTTTTCCGTTGCTTTGTATCAAGCATTTAAACTATTGAGCTATATCGATAAAAATAACGCTTTTTACGAGTTATCCCTTAAATCCTTGAAGGTTATAAAAAAATGTGCTTTTACAATCATTTTCTTCATTTTGTTAGGAATAGTATACTTAAGGGTGCATTCTTATTTCACAGGTGATGACTCAGCAGGTCCGAGAGCACTAGGTCTAATAGGGATTTTAGCAACAGCTATCATCGCTGCCATTGTGGATGTACTTCAAAAGCCATTAAAAAATATCCTAGGAAAAAAGAAATAA
- a CDS encoding YeeE/YedE family protein — translation MLQMILFGIICGLLLGFVLQRGRFCVVGAYRDLILAKDGRMFLATFIVIAIQSIGVYALNDTGVIQFGNDGFPWLGTIVGGFIFGIGMVLAGGCATGTWYRAGEGMIGSWVALFGYMLGAAMTKYGVWKVAGDNLLSYRTSDTYIHETLNVSPWVLVIIVTILVGLLVIRELKKPKLPIFKMKPKKTGLAHILFEKRWHPFVTALLVGLIAIVAWPLSAMTGRMFGLGITAPSANILTFLITGDDALIDWGTFLVLGIFLGAFIAAKGSGEFRWRLPDMKTLRNNAIGGVIMGFGASVAGGCTIGNGLVNSALFAWQGWIAIVFFLLGTWVATYFTIIRKQKQTAAASKAA, via the coding sequence ATGTTACAAATGATTCTGTTCGGTATTATTTGTGGTTTACTGCTGGGATTTGTGCTTCAAAGAGGCCGTTTCTGTGTTGTTGGTGCATATCGTGATTTGATTTTAGCTAAAGATGGACGGATGTTCTTAGCTACATTTATTGTAATAGCAATACAAAGTATTGGTGTTTATGCATTGAATGATACAGGGGTCATTCAGTTTGGAAATGATGGTTTTCCATGGTTGGGAACAATCGTGGGTGGCTTTATTTTTGGTATTGGCATGGTTCTGGCAGGAGGTTGCGCCACTGGAACATGGTATCGTGCCGGAGAGGGCATGATCGGAAGTTGGGTTGCTCTTTTTGGATATATGCTAGGGGCAGCTATGACGAAATATGGTGTATGGAAAGTGGCTGGAGATAATCTGTTATCTTATCGTACAAGTGATACGTATATTCATGAAACATTAAATGTTTCGCCATGGGTGCTTGTTATTATTGTGACTATTTTGGTTGGCCTATTGGTGATTCGTGAATTGAAAAAACCGAAACTTCCAATCTTTAAAATGAAACCGAAAAAAACGGGATTGGCCCACATCTTATTCGAGAAACGGTGGCATCCCTTTGTTACGGCATTATTGGTCGGCCTTATTGCGATCGTGGCATGGCCGCTAAGCGCAATGACAGGCAGGATGTTCGGACTGGGAATTACAGCTCCTTCCGCGAACATTCTAACTTTCCTTATAACAGGAGATGATGCGTTAATCGATTGGGGTACGTTTTTAGTATTGGGTATTTTCCTCGGTGCATTCATTGCTGCCAAAGGAAGCGGGGAATTCCGTTGGCGTTTGCCTGATATGAAAACGTTACGTAACAATGCAATTGGCGGTGTAATCATGGGGTTCGGTGCAAGTGTTGCCGGGGGATGCACAATCGGAAATGGTCTAGTGAACTCGGCGCTATTTGCTTGGCAGGGTTGGATCGCGATTGTCTTTTTCCTGCTGGGTACATGGGTAGCAACTTATTTCACGATTATCCGTAAGCAAAAGCAGACAGCCGCTGCATCCAAAGCTGCATAA
- a CDS encoding YneF family protein codes for MWVYILVGVLALIAGVVLGFFIARKYMMDYLKKNPPINEQMLKMMMMQMGMKPSQKKINQMLSAMNKQQTK; via the coding sequence ATGTGGGTTTACATTCTAGTTGGCGTACTGGCATTGATTGCTGGAGTAGTGCTGGGATTTTTCATCGCTCGTAAATACATGATGGATTACTTAAAGAAAAATCCGCCAATTAACGAACAGATGTTGAAAATGATGATGATGCAAATGGGTATGAAACCATCCCAAAAGAAAATTAATCAAATGTTGAGCGCCATGAATAAACAACAAACAAAATAA
- the sirA gene encoding sporulation inhibitor of replication protein SirA, which produces MRTYQIYLIEDEFAHHYYGREKLFFNLFLEYIQARGRLKSILQKQIEYVTKTVPINQLQVAIEQRLQKKMNYWTQNGKYYLEKTNGTSKAVLIIQNESITLKAEGDYEAETAFFESIRKYEASFLAIDFEHEKYGWLKPIKERKFV; this is translated from the coding sequence ATGAGAACCTATCAAATTTATTTAATCGAAGATGAATTTGCCCATCATTATTATGGAAGAGAAAAGCTATTTTTCAATTTGTTTTTGGAGTATATTCAAGCAAGGGGCAGACTGAAGAGTATTTTGCAAAAACAAATCGAATACGTCACCAAAACAGTCCCGATTAATCAGTTGCAGGTAGCTATTGAACAACGTTTGCAAAAAAAGATGAATTATTGGACTCAAAATGGAAAATACTATTTAGAAAAAACAAACGGAACAAGTAAAGCCGTATTAATCATTCAAAATGAGTCCATTACGCTTAAAGCTGAAGGAGATTATGAAGCGGAGACCGCTTTCTTTGAAAGTATTCGAAAATATGAAGCGAGTTTCCTGGCCATTGATTTTGAACATGAAAAATACGGTTGGTTAAAACCGATAAAAGAAAGAAAATTTGTCTAA
- a CDS encoding IDEAL domain-containing protein codes for MVENIQFKNGDWVQGKSRDGELIHGFIETVSDNREIVKVNVVESDNEKAVGKSIWIPSKWTEKLPDLEISNENHLLALIDLALLSKDETWFMELSGKLESIKIHPKINSRKSEFLIPGNRIAKHDLNR; via the coding sequence ATGGTCGAAAACATTCAGTTCAAAAATGGGGATTGGGTACAGGGAAAATCAAGAGATGGGGAACTTATCCATGGTTTCATTGAAACGGTAAGTGATAATCGAGAAATCGTTAAAGTGAATGTGGTGGAAAGTGACAATGAAAAAGCGGTTGGGAAATCGATTTGGATTCCGAGTAAATGGACTGAAAAACTGCCGGATCTAGAAATCAGTAACGAAAATCATCTTTTGGCCTTAATTGATTTAGCGTTACTTTCTAAAGATGAAACATGGTTTATGGAGTTATCCGGTAAATTGGAATCCATCAAAATCCATCCGAAAATAAATTCGAGGAAATCAGAGTTTCTTATCCCGGGAAATAGAATCGCTAAACATGATTTAAATAGATGA
- a CDS encoding DUF3219 family protein — translation MVDKVILNDVPLHVTDFLSETVKDSEGKEIRKVSFNLEVTHIEYHDITTLLYQMVFDLKIPQSNEEFRAEIFNYATSVTNLYEENAVGEFSLVLLEVNGQE, via the coding sequence ATGGTAGACAAGGTCATTTTAAACGATGTTCCACTTCATGTCACTGACTTTCTTTCTGAAACTGTAAAGGATTCTGAAGGAAAGGAAATCAGAAAAGTCAGTTTCAATCTTGAGGTTACACATATTGAATATCATGATATTACAACATTGCTTTATCAAATGGTATTTGATTTAAAGATTCCACAGTCAAACGAGGAGTTTCGAGCAGAGATCTTTAACTACGCAACTTCGGTCACGAATCTATATGAAGAAAATGCCGTGGGGGAATTTTCACTTGTCTTGCTGGAAGTGAACGGTCAGGAATGA
- a CDS encoding NADH-dependent flavin oxidoreductase: MNSIYTPLFESFNLGKKLEVKNRLVMAPMTNFSSNPDGTVTDAEVNYYERRSSGVGMVITACTYVTANGKGFHGEFGGDQDELIPSLSRLASAIKAKGAKAILQIFHGGREVPPELVNGDVVSASNIPSEGEGKAVPRPLSEKEIESIILDFGETTRRAIEAGFDGVEIHGANGYLLQQFFSPHSNRREDKWGGSLEKRLTFPLAVVDEVKKAVAEHAKDPFIVGYRFSPEEPETPGITMDDTLTLIDGLVTKNLDYLHVSLMDFWSKARRGAEVDRPRIEIIKERIGDQVPVIGVGSIYTADDAIKALQSGVPLIALGREIIIDPEWVQKVEQGREAEIVTKINKDNQQQLDIPDPLWQAIIHSPGWFPGIE, encoded by the coding sequence ATGAATTCTATATATACACCATTATTTGAATCGTTCAATTTAGGAAAGAAATTAGAAGTGAAAAATCGATTGGTGATGGCGCCAATGACAAATTTCTCTTCTAATCCTGATGGGACTGTAACCGACGCCGAAGTTAACTATTATGAACGTAGGTCAAGCGGGGTCGGCATGGTTATAACGGCATGTACTTACGTGACGGCTAATGGGAAAGGTTTTCATGGGGAATTTGGCGGGGATCAGGATGAATTGATACCAAGTCTAAGTCGTTTGGCATCAGCGATTAAAGCGAAAGGTGCAAAGGCAATTCTTCAGATTTTTCATGGCGGACGTGAGGTACCACCGGAATTAGTAAATGGTGATGTTGTCAGTGCAAGCAATATCCCATCGGAAGGCGAAGGGAAAGCAGTTCCGCGTCCACTATCTGAAAAGGAAATTGAGTCGATCATTCTCGACTTTGGTGAAACCACCCGACGTGCCATTGAAGCGGGATTTGACGGTGTCGAGATTCACGGTGCAAATGGTTACTTGCTACAGCAATTCTTTTCGCCTCATTCAAACCGGCGTGAAGACAAGTGGGGCGGTTCCCTTGAAAAGCGTCTGACTTTTCCATTAGCAGTTGTAGATGAAGTGAAAAAGGCTGTTGCTGAACATGCCAAGGATCCGTTCATCGTTGGATATCGTTTTTCACCGGAGGAGCCTGAAACACCAGGAATCACCATGGATGATACCCTTACATTAATTGATGGACTTGTAACAAAGAATCTTGATTATCTTCATGTTTCATTAATGGATTTCTGGTCGAAAGCAAGAAGGGGAGCCGAGGTTGACAGACCTCGGATAGAAATTATAAAAGAACGTATCGGAGACCAAGTGCCTGTCATTGGTGTTGGTTCCATCTATACAGCGGATGATGCGATCAAAGCACTGCAATCGGGTGTTCCGTTAATCGCATTAGGCCGTGAAATCATTATCGATCCTGAATGGGTACAAAAAGTGGAACAAGGCAGGGAAGCAGAGATCGTGACAAAAATAAACAAGGATAATCAGCAGCAACTTGATATTCCAGACCCACTATGGCAAGCGATCATCCACTCTCCAGGATGGTTTCCAGGGATTGAATAA
- a CDS encoding sulfurtransferase TusA family protein, translating into MAKVLETTGMVCPFPLVEAKEAIVDMAIGEELIINFDCTQATESIPRWAATEGHEITEFEQIDDAKWRIIVKKGK; encoded by the coding sequence ATGGCAAAAGTATTGGAAACGACTGGAATGGTATGTCCATTCCCTTTAGTGGAAGCAAAAGAAGCGATAGTGGACATGGCAATAGGAGAGGAATTGATCATTAATTTCGATTGCACACAAGCAACCGAGAGCATACCGCGTTGGGCTGCTACCGAAGGTCATGAAATCACGGAGTTTGAGCAAATCGATGACGCTAAATGGCGTATAATCGTGAAAAAGGGAAAGTAA
- a CDS encoding DoxX family protein, whose product MIGIGLLVIRVVIGLSFVGHGAQKLFGWFGGHGLKGTGGWFDSIGMKPGVTMALFAGLSELIGGALFALGLLTPFAGILIALTMLVAIVKVHGANGYWATQNGYEYNLAVLAVAIGVALTGAGPYSLDSFLF is encoded by the coding sequence ATGATTGGTATAGGTTTATTAGTTATACGTGTAGTAATCGGATTATCGTTTGTTGGACATGGAGCCCAAAAATTATTTGGATGGTTTGGCGGACATGGCTTGAAAGGTACAGGAGGCTGGTTTGATTCGATTGGCATGAAGCCAGGAGTTACCATGGCCCTATTTGCAGGTCTATCCGAGCTTATTGGCGGAGCTTTATTTGCTTTAGGTCTCCTTACACCCTTTGCAGGTATATTAATTGCACTTACGATGCTCGTTGCGATCGTTAAAGTCCATGGAGCAAATGGCTACTGGGCGACTCAAAATGGTTATGAGTATAATCTTGCCGTTCTTGCAGTGGCGATTGGCGTTGCGTTAACCGGAGCTGGCCCATACTCACTTGATTCTTTTCTATTTTAA
- a CDS encoding DUF2621 domain-containing protein — protein MLSGWFLWFILFWVALLIILMSIGGFFMFRKFLKRFPKEDGKSDMDWEEYYLEQTRHLWSIQQKELLEDLVSPVPELFRDVARHKIAGKIGELALKEKAGDITEDLVIRGYIIATPKRDHKFLQKKLAERKVNMGPYEHLFS, from the coding sequence TTGCTTAGTGGATGGTTTTTATGGTTTATTCTATTTTGGGTAGCCCTTTTAATTATATTGATGAGCATAGGTGGCTTTTTCATGTTTCGGAAGTTCCTGAAAAGATTTCCGAAAGAAGATGGGAAATCCGATATGGATTGGGAAGAATACTATTTGGAACAAACAAGGCACTTATGGTCAATTCAGCAAAAGGAATTACTGGAAGATTTAGTGAGCCCTGTGCCTGAACTTTTTCGTGATGTTGCACGTCATAAAATCGCTGGGAAAATCGGAGAGTTGGCGTTAAAGGAAAAAGCGGGCGATATTACGGAAGATTTAGTGATACGCGGCTATATCATTGCCACACCAAAACGTGACCATAAATTTTTACAAAAAAAGCTGGCTGAAAGAAAGGTGAATATGGGTCCATATGAACACTTATTCAGCTAA
- a CDS encoding cytochrome c biogenesis protein CcdA, with protein MDDINIFLAFGAGFLSFISPCCLPLYPAFLSYITGMSVGEIKSENAMLQRRSMLHTLFFLLGFSLVFIAIGFSTSYLGSFFSNYKELIRQIGAILIIIFGLFIVGIFQPKSLMKDSRFEFKNRPSGYIGSILIGLAFAAGWTPCAGPLLGAVISLGATNPSAAMSYMTAYILGFAIPFFILSFFVGKLTWIKKYSQYIMKIGGYLMIVMGVILFFDWMTKIIAVLSRLFGGFTGF; from the coding sequence TTGGATGATATTAATATTTTTTTAGCTTTTGGGGCGGGATTTCTGAGTTTTATTTCGCCATGCTGCTTACCGCTATATCCGGCCTTTTTATCTTATATCACTGGTATGAGTGTTGGTGAAATCAAATCCGAGAACGCCATGCTCCAAAGAAGAAGCATGCTGCATACTTTATTCTTCCTTCTTGGGTTTTCTCTGGTTTTTATTGCAATAGGGTTTAGCACATCATACCTTGGTTCTTTTTTCTCGAATTATAAAGAATTAATTCGTCAGATTGGAGCCATCCTGATTATCATTTTTGGTTTATTCATTGTAGGAATCTTTCAGCCGAAATCTTTGATGAAAGACAGTCGTTTTGAATTTAAGAACCGACCTAGCGGATATATAGGCTCCATTCTAATCGGACTTGCCTTTGCGGCTGGATGGACCCCTTGTGCTGGTCCGCTATTAGGTGCTGTCATTTCACTGGGTGCAACTAATCCCAGTGCGGCCATGAGCTATATGACTGCCTATATTTTAGGATTTGCCATACCGTTTTTCATATTATCCTTCTTTGTCGGAAAATTGACATGGATCAAAAAGTACAGCCAATACATCATGAAGATTGGCGGATATTTAATGATTGTAATGGGTGTGATTTTGTTTTTTGATTGGATGACCAAAATAATCGCAGTCCTGTCTAGACTATTCGGTGGCTTTACCGGGTTTTAG